taggaatatgattgtttaatattatatacCTAATAGTTAACATAActatacaatttatatattacCTCGTATTTTCAACGATGCTTTACCTTTAATCTTAATGTCAATAATGTATTTATCTGTATTTAGATCAATATTTccaattaaaatcagaaaactTGCTATAATATTAATCATTAGAaagattaattaaatataagataaatgtaattatgatattatcggtaaatattgataatatttattattaattaaatgtccTTAATATCATGataagtgtttatatatattaaaatatatattataaaaataatagtatatatatcatagaatatattaatttttattaattatcttaaatatcataataataattatatacaaaactaaataagaatgaattatctaaaattatgaaaaatatgacaagtaagcaaattcacttctcaaataatagtatagatatatataaactaCTTTCCTAAATAAGAGAAAGAGATTCCTGTGAGATGGCAAAATAACAtgataaacataaataatgttAATCATATCAACGGGattataaaaaaaggaaaggtGGACTTGCTAAAAAAAAACGGGTGGAAAGCAATTCAGTCAAAGATATATAAAGaagttaatctttttttttgaacaccataTAAAGAAGTTAACCAGACTATAACATCACCACAAAATAACAACTCTCATCATTTTAACTTCTTCGCCACACCACATCAAAAATGGTCTTGGGAGTGTCATATGTTTTGGTGGTTCTAACGGTTCTTTCAATGGATGTTAGGATCTCTCAATCCACATCCCGTGTTGATTTTCAGGAACTATCCATTGCTGATTACTTCCAACAATGGATGATCCAGTTCTCTCGAGTCTATAGCACTGAAGCCGAGAAACAGATGAGGCTGGAAGTGTTCAAGAAAAACTTGGAATACATTGAGGACTTCAACACTAAGGCGAATAAAAGCTACAAACTTGGTGTCAACGAGTTCACGGATCAGACTAAGGAGGAGTTCCTAGCCACCCACACCGGTCTTATTAGGGGCATTGTGTTTGAAGAATAAGGAGTTCCTAGCTTATTCCTTACcttaatacaaaattttatatttctactAATACATTAAATAAGTAAGATTAAAACTGAATTTTTGTTAACTCTGCATTGAAAATCCAAGACAATAATCTGAAAAAGAAAGACAATCCTCCAGAAATATTTATTCCAAAAaagatagatatattttaagttttaacccCCTCcccaacacacacacaaatgaTTACATGTGGTCCTAAAATAACTTAAACTAAGAAATGATATGTATTAacataattatacaaaattagAGAGACAGACCACCGCCTGAATTCGCCCTAGAGACTTTTGTCTCTGGCACACCACCCTAGACGTCGTCGTCTCCGTCCGATCTCCATGGATTCACACTGCAAGTTCTTCTCCACCGTCGCCTATGTCCGAAACTCCCATTGAGAAGCTATGCTTCTCCTCGTTGGGACTCCACCTAGGATGACCCGAAGCGTTTCTCGGAGAGGTGAAGCCTCTGCCTCTCCCACGCCTAGCTCGTTGCCTCTGGTGATAACTCGTCGTTCCAATGTCTCAGAGTCTGCTTGCGTTTCAGTGACAAAGAGCCCTCCTGTACTACCCTCGAAGCCAGAACCTCCAGATCTGTTTCCGGTGGAACAGATTGAACCGCTGTTTGAAACCTTCCCTCCGCCAGATCCGCCGTTTAAAACTCCCTCTCCGCCAGAACCACCAGACCCTCCTCTTAAAGCTCCTTCTCCTATGTGCCCTCCGGAACCTCCAGATCCTCCAGACGTTTTAAAGGTTAAGATAATAACTATTGCAGACCCTCCCGACCACGACCACTCTGGTGCACCGGATCTGTTCTCCTTCACCCTCAAAATTGCAGAGCCTCCTCATGTTTCTGGTACGACGACCTCTAGCTCAGCTTGTTTGTTGCTCGTGTCCTTAGGAGTAAACTTTGTGATGCCTTGGCTCCCCCATACTGCTGTCTGCAGGGTTCAGTTCTACTATATCCTCTGGAGAAAGTCTCGTTTCCCTCTTTGCTCTTAGGATTTGTTTTGAAAGATACAGTCTTCGTGACCCCCTTGATAGAGTCAAAATTGGTTGGTTTCTGTTGCACTTCAAGTCTCACTGAACAAAATTCAAGGTCTCAATCTCCTCCATTACCTCAGTATGATGGTTCTAGACGTGGTTTTACCCATCCGTTACCTCAGTATGAGGCTTTTAGGCTTTGGTTTAGCCTTCCCTTACCTCAGTGTGAGGTTCTCTTACCTCAGTATGAGGTCCATTTACCTCAGTATGAGGTCGTAATTCGAAATCTACTCTTTTTGCGTTTATTGCAATATATCTGTATATTggttttcttaattaatatttcagGAATAAGCTACAGAAAATTAGAAGATGATTTCATAAAACCCAATCTTGGTTTTTAGCTTCTGATTTGGTTGGCGGACTGTGGAGTTTCATACAATTTCACGCTCCATCAATGCTGAGGATTTCCTCTCTATATTCAGGCTCATCAAGATGGTGTGTGGTCACCTCTGTAGCCAAATTTGTTGCTGCCTTTCATGCATTTGATGCTGCAGCTTGTTCGGGCAGTAGTTCACCGCGTGTGTCTTCTGATTCCCATGGCTTCATCTCACTTTTTAGCAATTTAGGTATTTCTATGTTAAGTTGCTTATGTGCTATGTATGCGTCTATCCATTGTGTTTATGTTTCCCGCATAGCTTTTGATGCAGCGGTTTATCTGACCAGTATGGTTGCTTTGTTGTACTTGAACAATTTCTCCATGATTGGAgtttaagttttatttataaaatttggtttgataaaaaaaaatacaaaatttaaacaaataatatttatttatgggtATGTTAGCAATATCCTTGCACTATATGCTATTACCATAAAGTTGATAGATCTGCTTgtctgaaaataaatataaaaaaaatctttacccAACTatgttgaaataaaaaatttaatttactaAAAATTTCTCATAGGAAATAAGAATGATGAcaattttgataattaatatgGGATGATATCTACTTTTTCAAACAACTATATTTCCGATGAAAATATACTGACATTTAAGTTGAGAATGGAAAATGTtaataagataagaaaaaagttacTTTCTTATCAAGAATagatatgtaaaataaaatctaaatttattCATTAAATAGAAATATACTAAGTGATTCTCACGTGCACATGtacggatataaatattaaacttcaaaaatcataataattgGTCAACATTTTCCTTACTTTTGTTTATAAGTTATAAGTGTTTTATACCTTTTAtgcatgaaaaataaataaaatatttatatagaaatgtGACTTTGTTTATAACAAATCTGACTGGTTCGATTATTTTTGGGTATTAAATTGCATCTCCTCTTTTAAAATGAACTGTGATTGTTTTTATTCTAAGTAGGTTAAATCAGATTAATTTTATTAGTTGCTTTTTGTTTGCTTTATTATCTTgtataatagtatattttaaaacattatgtgaaattaattatatgttaattttaaaaacaaataggTTATTATCGTTTCAGAGTTGCATAAATGAACATAACCAG
The nucleotide sequence above comes from Brassica napus cultivar Da-Ae chromosome A9, Da-Ae, whole genome shotgun sequence. Encoded proteins:
- the LOC106367417 gene encoding formin-like protein 3 isoform X2 codes for the protein MLLLVGTPPRMTRSVSRRGEASASPTPSSLPLVITRRSNVSESACVSVTKSPPVLPSKPEPPDLFPVEQIEPLFETFPPPDPPFKTPSPPEPPDPPLKAPSPMCPPEPPDPPDVLKVKIITIADPPDHDHSGAPDLFSFTLKIAEPPHVSGSSRWCVVTSVAKFVAAFHAFDAAACSGSSSPRVSSDSHGFISLFSNLGISMLSCLCAMYASIHCVYVSRIAFDAAVYLTSMVALLYLNNFSMIGV
- the LOC106367417 gene encoding protein TRACHEARY ELEMENT DIFFERENTIATION-RELATED 7A-like isoform X1 → MLLLVGTPPRMTRSVSRRGEASASPTPSSLPLVITRRSNVSESACVSVTKSPPVLPSKPEPPDLFPVEQIEPLFETFPPPDPPFKTPSPPEPPDPPLKAPSPMCPPEPPDPPDVLKVKIITIADPPDHDHSGAPDLFSFTLKIAEPPHVSASDLVGGLWSFIQFHAPSMLRISSLYSGSSRWCVVTSVAKFVAAFHAFDAAACSGSSSPRVSSDSHGFISLFSNLGISMLSCLCAMYASIHCVYVSRIAFDAAVYLTSMVALLYLNNFSMIGV
- the LOC106367417 gene encoding leucine-rich repeat extensin-like protein 5 isoform X3, with translation MLLLVGTPPRMTRSVSRRGEASASPTPSSLPLVITRRSNVSESACVSVTKSPPVLPSKPEPPDLFPVEQIEPLFETFPPPDPPFKTPSPPEPPDPPLKAPSPMCPPEPPDPPDVLKVKIITIADPPDHDHSGAPDLFSFTLKIAEPPHVSGFSSTISSGESLVSLFALRICFERYSLRDPLDRVKIGWFLLHFKSH